One stretch of Macrotis lagotis isolate mMagLag1 chromosome 7, bilby.v1.9.chrom.fasta, whole genome shotgun sequence DNA includes these proteins:
- the ZNF775 gene encoding zinc finger protein 775, whose amino-acid sequence MTQEASKDRDFLLSSCSAGDSSIMVKIKWEKQEWFPHALEASTILPEKDKENIFQHALGHPLRQALGKPRAPGGWEEAQGPGRIPSAQWMGGSVGRGSTAAPSPLGPQFPVGEGHFVCADCGKRFSWWSSLNIHQRTHTGEKPYHCSKCGKSFSQKPNLVRHQRHHTGERPFHCPECERRFSQKQHLLKHQKTHSRPAIHSCPECERRFRHKVALRVHQRTHARDRQLARAELQKLLREKVTRKPRRAPSASRASPGFPWVEAGRGWRAGPPAKARTSASGSGEQRQFICNECGKSFTWWSSLNIHQRIHTGEQPYACPECGRRFSQKPNLTRHLRNHTGERPHLCPDCGRGFRQKQHLLKHQRTHRVGEKASLCPGCGESCPSRAALRAHQRAHAAAELLHGAALRGQMVVAVASVEPGSGLIQPAEYALGFPLQPPSASQALQGNEVVLLNREPRWIRRPVGMAKTGGGLPSSVPGEQRQFICNECGKSFTWWSALTIHQRIHTGERPYPCPDCGRCFSQKPNLTRHQRNHTGERPYLCADCGKGFSQKQHLLKHHRVHRGGGQVVLAAAHRIKEEP is encoded by the exons ATGACTCAAGAGGCATCTAAAGACAGAGATTTCCTTCTGAGTTCTTGTTCAG CAGGTGACAGCAGCATCATGGTGAAGATTAAGTGGGAGAAACAGGAGTGGTTTCCCCATGCCTTGGAGGCCTCTACTATTCTTCCAGAGAAGGACAAGGAGAATATCTTCCAACATGCCCTAGGTCATCCACTTCGCCAGGCTTTGGGGAAGCCTCGAGCACCAGGAGGGTGGGAAGAGGCTCAGGGCCCAGGCCGAATTCCCAGTGCTCAGTGGATGGGAGGGTCCGTGGGCCGTGGGTCCACAGCAGCCCCCTCGCCCCTTGGCCCACAGTTTCCAGTAGGTGAGGGACATTTTGTATGTGCAGACTGTGGAAAGAGGTTTAGTTGGTGGTCATCACTGAATATCCACCAGCGCACTCACACAGGAGAAAAGCCTTACCACTGTAGTAAGTGTGGCAAGAGCTTCAGCCAGAAGCCAAATCTGGTCCGGCATCAGAGACACCACACAGGTGAGCGGCCCTTCCATTGCCCTGAGTGCGAGAGGCGGTTTAGCCAGAAGCAGCATCTCCTCAAACACCAGAAGACACACTCCCGCCCTGCTATCCACTCCTGCCCCGAGTGTGAGCGACGTTTCCGTCACAAAGTTGCCCTCCGTGTCCATCAGAGGACCCATGCCCGTGACCGACAGCTGGCCCGGGCTGAGTTGCAGAAGCTCCTCAGAGAGAAGGTGACCCGGAAGCCCCGCCGAGCTCCTTCAGCATCACGAGCATCACCAGGCTTTCCCTGGGTAGAAGCTGGCAGAGGGTGGAGGGCTGGGCCACCTGCCAAGGCTCGGACCTCTGCTTCTGGTTCTGGGGAGCAGCGTCAGTTCATCTGTAATGAGTGCGGGAAGAGTTTCACATGGTGGTCATCGTTGAACATTCACCAGCGGATCCACACAGGGGAGCAGCCGTATGCCTGCCCAGAGTGTGGACGGCGCTTTAGCCAAAAGCCCAATCTGACGCGGCACCTTCGTAACCACACAGGTGAACGACCCCACCTATGTCCTGATTGCGGTCGTGGCTTCCGTCAGAAGCAGCACCTGCTCAAACACCAGCGCACACACCGAGTTGGGGAGAAGGCTTCTTTGTGCCCTGGCTGTGGGGAGAGCTGCCCCAGTCGGGCAGCCTTGCGGGCCCATCAGAGGGCCCATGCTGCTGCTGAGCTGCTCCATGGGGCAGCCCTCCGGGGCCAGATGGTGGTGGCAGTGGCCAGTGTAGAACCAGGATCAGGCTTAATTCAGCCTGCAGAGTATGCCCTGGGCTTCCCTCTACAGCCACCATCAGCTTCCCAAGCCCTGCAAGGGAATGAGGTTGTTTTGCTGAACAGGGAGCCACGCTGGATCAGGAGACCAGTAGGCATGGCCAAAACTGGTGGAGGACTCCCTTCATCTGTCCCTGGTGAGCAGCGTCAGTTCATATGTAATGAGTGTGGCAAGAGCTTCACCTGGTGGTCTGCACTCACCATCCACCAGCGGATTCATACGGGGGAACGGCCCTACCCTTGCCCGGACTGTGGGCGTTGCTTCAGCCAAAAGCCCAACTTGACTCGGCACCAGCGGAACCACACAGGCGAGCGGCCTTACCTTTGTGCTGACTGTGGCAAGGGCTTCAGCCAGAAGCAGCACTTGCTTAAGCACCATCGTGTCCACAGAGGAGGGGGTCAGGTGGTACTTGCTGCTGCTCACAGGATCAAAGAAGAACCTTAA